The following proteins are encoded in a genomic region of Neospora caninum Liverpool complete genome, chromosome XI:
- a CDS encoding GlgB, related, translated as MEKTKQSAAREAERQQHEEEYAAVQGSSGVNCVPGKFLPSTGPKEPPHTNMLHCAVAEGSSAPGASGAVGRPSYGDARGQGRCMGEGDQEAPEGTRAAAPEETAASSKGDTEQSAKYVVVPLEHLPQGTSLSEHDVHLLHKAHHGDPFGVLGCHEVKGGQKEKIVVVRAWIRNAKSIRLRASGRSECVLTSEEPVPMEKRADFLFQKAFAVHRVASEETASPSKRTEPVKPGEALRSEDSPVAFKYDLLCVYEGDETNEERVAHDTYTFGVLLPRFDLELFQSGSCWHVDNLMGSHILTVEGIRGVRFAVWAPSACFVSVVGDWNGWDGRAHPMRRRIEFGVWELFVPDIGAGEKYGYRIHTRGGLDIIKIDPYAQEFEIPPKTASIISACDDAFRKPEERFVWNDQAWMARRKELGERDLLRRQPMAIYEVHLPSWMRGDNNTYLSYRELADRLVRHVKTMNFTHVEFLPLAHHPFEGSWGYQVTGLYAPYSRLGNPDDFKYLVDTLHQSGIGVFLDFVPAHFCKDSWGLARYDGEPCYEYADPREGEHKMWGTLVFNFRRSEVRSFLLGAAYHWLRRYHIDGLRIDAVSSMLYKNHQRDPGDWLPNEFGGDANLQAMSLLQELNWVVHQEFPGVFTMAEESTSWQGLLVLASLQATGAGVSQQTDLSRLIHGARKTLFGYQVGSPGRPLIFMGAEIGQGREWKDNRSVDWHEGEEELRKKLCIWVSDLLAVYVHHKALHAGDDEPWNFKWTDCDNSKDCVIAFLRSYMDWYNDILVVCNFSPNVYYRYPIGVPHGGEWEVILNSDDWRYAGGMVGPGNLSRIHTTQGGRLGWPYCLWLDLPPFGCLYIKCPQPQPETMKDLDSGEKANAAQDRPASSNGEAGKLEERREKLNGVEERTAVVSGKREAA; from the exons atggagaaaacgaagcagtcggcggcgcgggaggcggagcgccagcaacacgaggaagagtaCGCCGCAGTGCAAGGCTCGTCCGGCGTCAACTGTGTCCCCGGGAAGTTCCTGCCGTCCACGGGGCCCAAGGAACCGCCCCACACCAACATGCTCcactgcgccgtcgccgaaGGCTCCAGTGCCCCAGGCGCGTCGGGCGCGGTCGGAAGGCCCAGTTACGGGGACGCTCGGGGACAGGGCCGGTGCATGGGCGAAGGCGACCAGGAAGCCCCGGAGGGAACACGCGCCGCGGCccccgaggagacagcggcctcgtcgaagggagacacagagcaAAGCGCCAAGTACGTTGTTGTGCCTCTGGAGCACCTGCCTCAGGGCACCTCACTGAGCGAGCACGACGTTCACCTGCTTCACAAAGCGCATCATGGAGACCCGTTCGGCGTCTTAGGGTGCCATGAAGTGAAAGGCGGCCAGAAGGAAAAAATCGTCGTTGTCAG aGCGTGGATTCGAAATGCCAAGAGCATTCGCCTGCGGGCCTCTGGACGCTCCGAGTGTGTCTTGACCTCTGAAGAGCCGGTGCCGATGGAGAAGCGTGCAGACTTCCTCTTCCAGAAG GCCTTTGCCGTTCACCGTGTGGCCTCAGAAGAgactgcgtcgccttcgaaGCGGACCGAACCAGTCAAACCAGGCGAGGCACTGCGGAGCGAAGACTCCCCTGTGGCGTTCAAGTATGATCTTTTATGTGTgtacgaaggagacgagacaaaTGAGGAACGGGTTGCCCACGACACGTACACCTTCGGCGTTCTGCTTCCCCGTTTTGACCTCGAACTTTTCCAGTCTG GATCCTGCTGGCACGTGGACAACCTGATGGGCTCTCACATTCTCACCGTGGAGGGCATTCGAGGCGTGCGGTTCGCAGTCTGGGCGCCGAGTGCCTGCTTCGTGAGTGTCGTCGGAGACTGGAACGGCTGGGACGGCCGAGCACACCCGATGCGGCGGCGGATCGAATTCGGCGTGTGGGAACTTTTCGTTCCTGACATTGGCGCAGGCGAAAAGTACGGCTACCGTATTCACACTCGAGGTGGCCTCGACATTATCAAAATCGATCCCTACGCCCAAGAGTTCGAGATCCCACCCAAAACAGCGAGCATCATCAGTGCTTGCGACGACGCATTTCGCAAG CCCGAGGAACGCTTCGTGTGGAACGACCAGGCGTGGATGGCGCGGCGAAAGGAACTGGGCGAGAGAGACCTTCTTCGGAGACAGCCCATGGCCATCTACGAAGTCCACCTCCCCAGCTGGATGCGCGGCGACAACAACACCTATTTGT CATATCGAGAACTCGCAGATAGGCTGGTCCGTCACGTAAAAACCATGAACTTCACACACGTCGAgtttttgcctctcgcccACCATCCTTTTGAAGGCTCTTGGGGCTACCAG GTCACGGGTTTGTATGCGCCGTATAGTCGCCTCGGAAACCCTGACGACTTCAAGTACCTCGTGGACACGCTGCACCAGAGCGGCATCGGCGTTTTCCTCGACTTTGTCCCCGCCCACTTCTGCAAGGATTCCTGGGGCTTGGCGCGCTACGACGGAGAGCCTTGCTATGAGTATGCAGACccccgcgaaggcgagcacAAAATGTGGGGCACCCTCG TCTTCAACTTTCGCCGGAGCGAAGTTCGCTCCTTCCTTCTGGGAGCGGCGTACCACTGGCTGCGGCGGTACCACATCGACGGCCTGCGCATCGACGCAGTCTCCTCGATGCTCTACAAGAATCACCAGCGCGACCCTGGGGACTGGCTGCCGAACGAATTCGGGGGCGACGCGAACCTGCAAGCGATGTCGCTCCTCCAAGAGCTGAACTGGGTCGTGCACCAGGAGTTTCCGGGCGTCTTCACGATGGCTGAGGAGAGCACCAGCTGGCAAGGC CTACTTGTGCTTGCCTCTCTACAAGCGACCGGAGCCGGCGTGTCACAACAAACTGACCTTTCGCGGCTTATACATGGCGCACGAAAA ACACTCTTTGGCTACCAGGTCGGCTCGCCGGGTCGGCCGCTCATCTTCATGGGAGCAGAAATCGgacaagggagagagtggaaagACAACAG ATCCGTCGACTggcacgaaggcgaggaagaacttCGGAAGAAGCTCTGCATTTGGGTTTCCGACCTCTTggcggtgtacgtacaccacAAGGCGTTGCATGCGGGAGACGACGAGCCGTGGAACTTCAAGTGGACCGACTGCGATAACAGCAAAGACTGTGTCATTGCCTTCCTTCGGTCCTACATGGACTGGTACAACGACATTCTGGTCGTCTGCAATTTCTCACCAAACGTCTATTACCG CTACCCCATCGGCGTGCCGCACGGAGGAGAGTGGGAAGTTATCTTGAACTCTGACGACTGGAGATACGCGGGCGGCATGGTTGGCCCAGGGAATCTCTCGCGGATCCACACCACTCAAGGCGGACG ACTTGGCTGGCCGTACTGTCTGTGGCTGGATCTCCCCCCCTTTGGGTGTCTATACATCAAGTGTCCACAGCCGCAGCCGGAGACGATGAAGGATCTGGATTCcggggagaaagcgaatGCTGCACAGGACAGGCCTGCCAGCTCGAACGGTGAGGCAGGAAAAttggaagagaggagagaaaagctgaATGGCgtggaggagagaacggccgTGGTTAGCGGCAAGCGGGAAGCAGCGTGA